One genomic region from Dehalobacter restrictus DSM 9455 encodes:
- the folK gene encoding 2-amino-4-hydroxy-6-hydroxymethyldihydropteridine diphosphokinase, which produces MRAFLSLGSNEGDRKEYLDRALNMLMDTSGIMIQRISSLYETEPWGNVDQSPFLNMAIGIETELDPYELLEVCQQIETSLGRKRLTHWGPRTIDIDILSYQDYVIQTEKLTIPHPFMEQREFVLAPLREISPDYILQSGRVIGTVQGEGLIKKITKI; this is translated from the coding sequence TATTTGGATCGGGCACTCAATATGCTGATGGATACTTCAGGGATCATGATTCAGCGTATTTCCAGCCTCTATGAGACTGAACCCTGGGGCAATGTTGACCAGTCACCTTTCCTGAATATGGCCATTGGCATTGAAACGGAGCTGGATCCTTACGAACTGCTTGAGGTCTGCCAGCAAATTGAAACGTCTCTAGGAAGAAAACGACTGACTCATTGGGGGCCGCGCACCATTGATATCGATATTCTTTCCTATCAGGATTACGTAATTCAGACTGAAAAACTGACAATTCCGCATCCCTTTATGGAACAAAGAGAGTTCGTACTGGCTCCGCTAAGAGAAATATCACCGGATTATATTCTGCAGTCAGGAAGAGTAATCGGAACTGTTCAAGGCGAAGGACTTATTAAAAAAATTACTAAAATATAG